In Gammaproteobacteria bacterium, a genomic segment contains:
- a CDS encoding RDD family protein produces MNHPSPFNTSTPGLLVRLVALAYDSLLLFAVLMLATFPYVIAIGGPPESLVAKLVLRTWLVLVAIGFFGWFWTHGGQTLGMRAWRLKLVREDGGPVTWSDALKRLAAAVLSLGTAGLGYAWILVDKNSCSWHDRLSHTRVLRLAKIKK; encoded by the coding sequence ATGAATCATCCGTCGCCATTCAACACGTCGACACCGGGCCTGCTGGTTCGACTTGTCGCCCTGGCCTACGACTCGCTACTGCTGTTCGCCGTGCTCATGCTGGCCACGTTTCCCTATGTCATTGCTATTGGCGGCCCGCCCGAATCCTTGGTGGCCAAACTGGTTCTACGCACCTGGCTGGTGCTGGTGGCGATCGGATTCTTTGGCTGGTTCTGGACGCACGGCGGTCAAACCCTGGGTATGCGCGCCTGGCGGCTCAAGCTGGTTCGTGAAGATGGTGGCCCCGTGACCTGGTCGGACGCGCTCAAGCGCCTGGCAGCCGCTGTACTGAGCCTGGGCACGGCAGGACTGGGTTACGCATGGATACTGGTAGACAAGAATAGCTGCAGTTGGCACGACCGCCTGAGCCACACACGAGTACTTCGTCTCGCCAAGATCAAAAAGTGA
- the lptG gene encoding LPS export ABC transporter permease LptG has product MKRVRLFSTLDQYIGQAVMLGTVFVITLLFLLFSFIGFVDGLKFVGKANFGLWELVQFVLLSQPKSLYLLMPAAALVGSTVGLSYLAANSELIAMRAAGVSIWRVGGAVLKTGMIFVIGGMLIGEYLVPVTEEMAQQGRAESLEVGFSKKKYTGLWLRQDHEFINVREVLPDKSLLRINIFRFDKDMQLQAHTEAERAYFDNGNWVLNKVLHSDIDKDRVRAHKYDDRTWQTGLTPDVLTVFTVKPESLSLLQLRRYITHLKQNFQQTNEYELAFWRKLFSPLAMAVMLLLAIPFVFSPLRAANMGSRIFVGILIALAFYMVNLSFGSFALIRDWPPLMGAAAPPLVFLLLAAILFRRAA; this is encoded by the coding sequence ATGAAGCGTGTGCGCCTGTTTAGTACGCTGGATCAGTATATTGGCCAGGCCGTGATGCTGGGCACGGTGTTCGTGATTACCCTGCTGTTCCTGTTGTTCAGCTTCATTGGTTTTGTTGATGGCCTCAAGTTTGTCGGCAAGGCCAACTTCGGTTTGTGGGAGCTGGTACAGTTTGTCCTGCTGAGTCAGCCCAAGAGCCTGTACTTGTTGATGCCGGCAGCGGCGTTGGTCGGCAGCACCGTCGGCCTGTCCTACCTTGCCGCCAATTCCGAACTCATTGCCATGCGCGCCGCCGGTGTATCCATCTGGCGGGTTGGCGGTGCGGTGCTGAAAACCGGCATGATCTTTGTTATCGGCGGTATGCTGATCGGCGAATACCTGGTGCCGGTTACCGAGGAAATGGCGCAGCAGGGTCGTGCAGAATCGCTGGAAGTCGGGTTCTCGAAAAAGAAATACACTGGCCTGTGGCTGCGCCAGGATCATGAATTCATCAATGTGCGCGAGGTGTTGCCGGACAAGAGCCTGCTCAGGATCAATATATTCCGGTTTGACAAGGATATGCAGTTGCAGGCGCACACGGAGGCAGAGCGGGCGTATTTTGACAATGGCAACTGGGTATTAAATAAGGTATTGCATAGCGACATCGACAAGGATCGGGTCAGGGCGCATAAATATGATGACCGGACCTGGCAGACCGGTCTGACACCGGATGTGTTGACAGTATTTACGGTAAAACCGGAAAGCCTGTCACTATTGCAGTTGCGGCGCTATATCACTCATTTGAAACAGAATTTCCAGCAGACCAATGAATACGAACTGGCATTCTGGCGCAAACTGTTTTCGCCGTTGGCGATGGCGGTCATGTTATTGCTGGCGATCCCGTTCGTGTTTTCACCTCTGCGTGCGGCCAATATGGGTTCACGTATTTTTGTTGGTATATTGATTGCACTTGCGTTTTACATGGTCAATCTCAGTTTCGGCTCTTTTGCCCTGATTCGGGATTGGCCACCGCTGATGGGCGCCGCCGCGCCGCCGCTGGTATTCCTGCTGCTGGCGGCGATCCTGTTCCGCCGCGCCGCCTGA
- the lptF gene encoding LPS export ABC transporter permease LptF, translating to MIIERALFRESATNTVAIALILFIFMLFLGMTRILGKITVGGHAGQVLAEIFGLKMIQSIDTLLPLALFLGVLLAAGRWYRDNEMAVLSACGISLRQLVRPLLALALLVALLVAGVSLWVSPWAALKIEYLHQSSTQSMAFSGIRAGVFSETWPSRRTYYVEDVDTKNYRLRNIFISGLAPNVKYGERQGTIYASQGIYETDQDTGERYLVLLSGHMYEGAPGQADYQFVSFDRYRVRIRPPKLIANAGDVDMMSLQQLWHTGSREALSQIHWRIARPVAVIILAMVALVLAYTDPRRGRFSNLFIAVIVFFLYSNLLGVASNMLNKGKSPMWLGLWWVHGLFLIFAFYLFWRRENNLPLLPWSRR from the coding sequence GTGATTATTGAGCGCGCCTTGTTTCGTGAATCGGCGACGAACACCGTCGCCATCGCGCTCATTTTGTTTATTTTCATGCTGTTCCTGGGTATGACCCGGATACTGGGCAAGATTACGGTGGGTGGCCACGCCGGCCAGGTGCTGGCGGAAATATTCGGGCTGAAAATGATTCAGTCAATCGATACCTTGTTGCCGTTGGCGCTGTTCCTCGGTGTATTGCTGGCTGCCGGTCGCTGGTATCGTGATAACGAGATGGCGGTGCTGTCCGCCTGCGGCATCAGTCTTCGGCAGCTGGTCCGGCCGCTATTGGCATTGGCGCTGCTGGTAGCGCTGCTGGTAGCCGGCGTGTCCTTGTGGGTATCGCCCTGGGCGGCATTGAAAATTGAATACCTGCACCAGAGCTCCACCCAGAGTATGGCGTTTTCGGGTATTCGCGCCGGCGTTTTCAGCGAGACCTGGCCAAGTCGTCGAACTTATTACGTCGAAGACGTGGATACCAAGAACTACCGGTTGCGCAATATTTTTATCAGCGGCCTGGCGCCCAATGTGAAATACGGCGAAAGGCAGGGCACTATCTATGCCAGCCAGGGTATTTACGAGACTGACCAGGATACCGGTGAGCGCTACCTGGTTCTGCTGAGCGGGCACATGTACGAGGGTGCGCCGGGGCAGGCGGATTACCAGTTTGTCAGTTTTGATCGTTACAGGGTGCGCATTCGGCCACCGAAGTTGATTGCCAATGCCGGAGACGTGGACATGATGTCGCTACAGCAGTTGTGGCACACCGGCAGTCGCGAAGCGTTAAGCCAGATTCACTGGCGTATTGCCCGGCCCGTGGCCGTGATTATTCTCGCCATGGTGGCGCTGGTACTGGCCTATACAGATCCGCGCCGCGGACGTTTCAGTAACCTGTTTATTGCCGTTATTGTCTTCTTTTTGTATTCCAACCTGTTGGGCGTTGCCTCCAATATGCTGAACAAGGGCAAGTCGCCCATGTGGCTGGGATTGTGGTGGGTGCACGGCCTGTTTCTGATCTTTGCCTTCTACTTGTTCTGGCGTCGTGAAAACAACCTGCCGTTGCTGCCGTGGAGCCGGCGATGA
- a CDS encoding leucyl aminopeptidase produces the protein MKFELSSDSPAEDNSDCIIVGVYADGELSADAEDLDAVCGHKIAKLCKQGDINGKLEETWLLHDLPGLKSPRVLVVGLGKKAEFGPARYNKACRAAASALGHNIASAGNYLPGIEMDQRSAAWRVRQAAAESIIARYRYTETKSKTEDDNSENKPLTTIKLALDEAADNDCQAALIQGQAIGTGTCLTRELGNLPGNICTPSYLANEARNLADQYDSISCTILEEDEMAELGMDALLSVSRGSRQPAKLIIMEYQGGKNGDAPVALVGKGLTFDAGGISLKPAAAMDEMKFDMCGGASVFGALKACAEMQLPMNVIGVVPSSENLPDGDANKPGDVVTSMSGQTIEVLNTDAEGRLILCDALTYTERFKPVAVVDIATLTGACVVALGAHASGLLSNDDDLADELLSAGETSCDRAWRLPLWDDYQQQLDSNFADMANVGGREAGTITAACFLARYTKNMTWAHLDIAGTAWNKGKGKGASGRPVGLLTEFLMKRAGVS, from the coding sequence ATCAAATTTGAACTCAGTAGCGATTCCCCGGCCGAAGACAACAGCGATTGCATCATCGTCGGCGTCTACGCCGATGGCGAGCTCAGCGCCGATGCCGAAGACCTTGACGCCGTATGCGGACACAAGATTGCCAAGTTGTGCAAACAAGGTGACATCAACGGCAAACTGGAAGAAACATGGTTACTACACGACCTGCCCGGACTCAAGTCGCCGCGCGTCCTGGTGGTCGGGCTCGGAAAAAAAGCCGAGTTCGGCCCGGCACGCTACAACAAGGCTTGCCGTGCTGCCGCCTCGGCCCTGGGCCACAACATTGCCAGCGCCGGCAACTACCTGCCCGGCATCGAAATGGATCAGCGCAGCGCTGCCTGGCGGGTTCGCCAGGCAGCGGCCGAATCCATTATTGCCCGCTACCGTTACACGGAAACCAAGAGCAAGACCGAAGATGACAACAGCGAAAACAAGCCGCTGACCACCATCAAGTTGGCGCTGGATGAAGCGGCGGACAATGACTGCCAGGCGGCGCTGATCCAGGGCCAGGCCATAGGTACCGGCACCTGCCTGACCCGTGAACTGGGCAACCTGCCCGGCAACATCTGCACACCCAGCTATCTTGCCAACGAAGCCCGCAACCTGGCCGATCAGTACGACAGCATCAGCTGCACCATACTGGAAGAAGACGAAATGGCTGAACTGGGTATGGATGCACTGTTGTCCGTATCCCGCGGCAGCCGCCAGCCGGCCAAGCTCATTATTATGGAATACCAGGGCGGCAAGAACGGTGACGCACCGGTAGCACTGGTAGGCAAGGGTCTGACCTTCGATGCCGGCGGCATTTCCCTGAAACCCGCCGCTGCCATGGATGAAATGAAATTTGATATGTGTGGTGGCGCCAGCGTGTTTGGCGCACTCAAGGCCTGCGCCGAAATGCAGTTACCGATGAACGTTATTGGCGTTGTACCCAGCTCCGAGAACCTGCCTGACGGCGACGCCAACAAGCCCGGCGACGTGGTTACCAGCATGTCCGGCCAGACTATTGAAGTATTGAATACCGATGCCGAAGGCCGCCTGATTCTGTGTGATGCCCTCACCTATACCGAGCGCTTCAAGCCGGTAGCCGTGGTCGATATCGCCACCCTGACCGGCGCCTGTGTTGTCGCCCTGGGTGCCCATGCCTCCGGCCTGCTGAGCAATGATGATGATCTTGCTGACGAGCTACTCAGTGCTGGCGAAACCAGCTGCGATCGTGCCTGGCGCCTGCCGCTGTGGGATGACTACCAGCAACAACTGGATTCCAACTTTGCCGACATGGCCAACGTCGGCGGCCGCGAAGCCGGTACCATTACCGCCGCCTGCTTCCTGGCACGCTATACCAAAAACATGACCTGGGCACACCTGGACATCGCCGGTACCGCCTGGAACAAGGGCAAGGGCAAGGGTGCCTCCGGTCGCCCGGTCGGCCTGCTCACCGAGTTCCTGATGAAACGCGCCGGTGTAAGCTAG
- a CDS encoding hemolysin III family protein, whose protein sequence is MYHGEKFNSISHLVGAVLSLVGMTVLVTLAIQQGDPWKIVSFAIYGTTLLLLYTSSTLYHSLRGPGKILFRKLDHGSIYLLIAGSYTPFTLITLRGPWGWSLLAVVWILAIAGIILDNLDINGKRKLRVTLYTMMGWLVVIAAYPMIQNLPVGGITWLVAGGLLYTGGVGFYVFDKKLKHGHGIWHLFVLGGSISHYMTVALYLA, encoded by the coding sequence ATGTATCACGGCGAAAAATTCAACAGCATCAGCCACCTGGTAGGTGCGGTGCTGTCACTGGTCGGCATGACCGTGCTGGTGACGCTGGCAATCCAGCAGGGCGACCCGTGGAAAATTGTCAGCTTTGCCATCTACGGCACGACGCTGTTGTTGTTGTACACGTCATCAACGCTGTATCACAGCCTGCGTGGACCGGGGAAAATCCTGTTCCGCAAGCTGGATCATGGTTCCATCTACCTGCTCATCGCCGGCAGCTATACGCCGTTTACACTCATCACCCTGCGCGGCCCCTGGGGCTGGTCGTTGTTGGCAGTCGTGTGGATACTGGCCATTGCCGGCATTATTCTCGATAACCTGGATATCAACGGCAAACGCAAGCTGCGTGTCACGCTGTATACAATGATGGGCTGGCTGGTAGTCATCGCCGCCTACCCGATGATCCAGAACCTGCCCGTCGGCGGCATCACCTGGCTCGTGGCCGGCGGCCTGCTCTACACCGGCGGTGTCGGTTTTTACGTCTTCGACAAAAAACTCAAACATGGTCACGGCATCTGGCACCTGTTCGTGCTTGGCGGCAGCATCAGTCATTACATGACGGTGGCGTTATACCTGGCATAA
- a CDS encoding HupE/UreJ family protein — translation MVFESRSWRWLAATLAATLAAVAAGQAMAHGMSAAENQSIIEGGNLRYMIIGATHMLSGYDHLLFVFGIIFFLTSFRDIVKYITAFTLGHSVTLIYATFNGIQINYFLIDALIALSVCYIAFANLDGFNRHLGIRPPNLLAMITGLGLIHGLGLSTRLQQLPLSENHLLMNIISFNIGIELGQILALTVMLLLLAGWRNMKSFTSFSKVSNFGLIFAGLYLFLVQMHGYSHISAPDEFGFSSDNHYHEHMKMDNQSADQAGRNNRHESID, via the coding sequence ATGGTATTTGAATCCCGATCCTGGCGCTGGCTGGCGGCTACGTTGGCGGCTACGTTGGCGGCGGTTGCCGCCGGCCAGGCAATGGCACACGGCATGTCCGCCGCCGAAAACCAATCCATCATCGAGGGTGGCAACCTGCGCTATATGATCATCGGCGCCACCCACATGTTGTCAGGTTATGATCACCTGTTATTTGTCTTTGGCATTATTTTCTTTTTGACCAGCTTCAGGGATATTGTCAAATACATTACGGCATTTACCCTGGGACACAGCGTCACGCTTATCTACGCAACCTTCAACGGCATCCAGATCAATTACTTCCTGATCGATGCGCTGATCGCGCTGAGCGTGTGTTATATCGCCTTTGCCAATCTCGATGGCTTTAACCGGCATCTCGGTATCAGGCCACCCAACCTGCTGGCCATGATTACCGGCCTCGGGCTGATCCACGGACTTGGCCTTTCCACGCGCCTGCAACAACTTCCGTTATCCGAAAACCATTTATTGATGAATATCATTTCATTCAACATTGGCATTGAGCTTGGCCAGATCCTGGCGCTGACTGTTATGCTGCTGTTGCTGGCCGGCTGGCGCAACATGAAGTCCTTTACGTCCTTCAGCAAGGTATCCAATTTCGGCCTGATCTTTGCCGGCTTGTACCTGTTCCTGGTCCAGATGCACGGCTATTCCCATATCTCTGCGCCGGACGAATTTGGCTTCAGCAGCGATAACCATTACCACGAGCACATGAAGATGGACAATCAATCCGCTGACCAGGCGGGACGCAACAACAGGCACGAATCCATCGACTAA
- a CDS encoding DUF6488 family protein — translation MKSLVTALLLASLAVLAPAFAGPGHEHEHGHSHSHKPVSADQAKQKAAARIAQLVEKGKLDTSWAKLDPVSAEKKQYNGKTEWVVTYKNSKATDPAKQNLYVFFTLGGKYLATNHSGK, via the coding sequence TTGAAATCACTGGTTACAGCATTACTCCTGGCATCACTTGCCGTGCTTGCTCCCGCTTTCGCCGGCCCCGGCCATGAACACGAACACGGTCACAGTCATTCACACAAGCCCGTTTCCGCCGACCAGGCAAAACAAAAAGCCGCGGCCAGGATTGCGCAGCTTGTCGAAAAAGGAAAACTGGATACGAGTTGGGCGAAGCTTGACCCGGTAAGCGCGGAAAAAAAACAATATAACGGAAAGACGGAATGGGTTGTGACTTACAAAAACAGCAAGGCAACCGACCCGGCGAAACAGAACCTGTACGTTTTCTTCACCCTTGGCGGCAAGTATCTCGCCACCAACCATTCAGGAAAATAA
- a CDS encoding HIRAN domain-containing protein — translation MKRRGFLGRLAGLAGLGFVAPQLPAAANPAVPAASPKRRLILQHSPVAGFRYYNGPFLQADLRIGDELSLCREPGNPHDRRAVSVFLDNWKLGYVPRRHNVAVSQMLDRGETLRAHICGLQQSDNPWKCLFIELWLEV, via the coding sequence ATGAAACGACGCGGATTTCTGGGACGGTTGGCAGGCTTGGCTGGTCTGGGCTTTGTGGCACCGCAACTACCGGCAGCGGCGAATCCCGCGGTCCCTGCTGCGTCGCCGAAGCGACGGCTAATCCTGCAGCACTCGCCGGTGGCAGGTTTCCGGTACTACAACGGCCCGTTCCTGCAAGCTGATCTCAGAATCGGGGACGAACTCAGCTTGTGTCGTGAACCTGGTAACCCGCACGACCGCCGCGCGGTGAGCGTCTTTCTGGACAACTGGAAACTCGGTTACGTGCCGCGCCGGCACAATGTTGCTGTCAGCCAGATGCTGGACCGTGGCGAGACCCTGCGCGCGCACATCTGCGGGCTGCAGCAGTCCGACAACCCCTGGAAGTGCCTTTTTATCGAGTTATGGCTGGAGGTGTAG